From the Glandiceps talaboti chromosome 12, keGlaTala1.1, whole genome shotgun sequence genome, one window contains:
- the LOC144443843 gene encoding uncharacterized protein LOC144443843, with amino-acid sequence MISSNYLLYLTIFLVCWYKCLDCTPLVSDVPATSVASGVEDKIDNSLSEIETQDNQLQNGELTDEKLPDSNLNTEKSPSSDSESVDNKEDSNIGTVDGTQNDKTDDKNEEVKEDKDDVTNEENEDAVVQHGDFSKNSAPMSQYNKDSDGRDDSSIILHYAVPVTVVALVVVCTALVIRCRTRREENRKKFGPGTEFHLTDIFKNEKRRMKGFHRLSTESDTEEQSDASVF; translated from the exons ATGATTTCATCGAACTATTTACTGTACTTAACCATATTTCTTGTGTGTTGGTATAAATGCCTTGATTGTACACCACTTGTAAGTGATGTTCCAGCCACATCTGTAGCTAGTGGAGTGGAGGATAAAATTGACAACAGCTTATCAGAGATAGAAACACAAGATAATCAACTTCAAAATGGGGAATTAACTGATGAAAAATTGCCTGATAGTAATTTAAACACTGAGAAATCGCCATCATCTGACAGTGAATCAGTAGATAATAAAGAAGATAGCAATATTGGCACGGTGGATGgtacacaaaatgataaaacgGATGACAAGAACGAGGAGGTGAAGGAAGATAAAGACGATGTTACAAATGAAGAGAATGAAGATG CTGTTGTCCAGCATGGTGATTTCAGTAAAAACTCAGCACCCATGTCACAGTACAACAAAGATAGCGACGGGAGGGATGATTCAAGCATTATATTGCACTACGCCGTTCCAGTTACAGTAGTTGCTTTAGTAGTCGTGTGCACAGCTTTGGTTATCCGATGCCGAACACGGCGAGAAGAAAATAGGAAAAAGTTTGGACCTGGAACAGAATTCCATTTAACTGATATTTTCAAGAATGAGAAGAGAAGGATGAAAGGTTTTCACAGACTCAGTACCGAGTCAGACACAGAGGAACAGTCTGACGCATCTGTATTCTAA